Genomic segment of Andrena cerasifolii isolate SP2316 chromosome 7, iyAndCera1_principal, whole genome shotgun sequence:
aaatttcttattaATTGATTGACCGTGGCTAAAATCTTATACAAATTATCTAATGCATGCTTAGCTTTTCCACAGTACAGTGGAATTTCAGCTAAAAGCAATCTAAAGGAAAAGGAAGCCATGGAACCTGGTTTTGTACCATACAGTTCAGGGTAGAATGTGAAATACATATCAGGCTTGTCTAAATTACCAAACGGTTTTGATTCTTTCTCTAAAACATCTATTTGTCTAAGTTTAGTAAGTAGAGCAAGCCTAGTGTACCATAATTGTAAAGAATGTGGTGTGTGTTTGCTAGGTTGATTGATTTTGCCATACCCCTGGGCATACACGGCCAAAAGCCTTCCTGATAAATTTATTGCCGCTTTGTAGCAGCCAGCTTGTATTAAGTTTCTCAAACCACGTTCATCTTGCGTTACATCGGAAGCAGTAAGTACATTCCTGTGAATGTTTTCATCTTCGCCTAAGAAGTGGATAGCAGTAGTCTTTATTAAGTCAGGCATGTCTCCCTGTATTGCAAGTCCAGGCATTGTTAAGTTGTCTCTATCAAGAGAGTTAGTTCCATTAGTCGATGTGGCGATACTCCTTAAAACTTTCCTTGTCTGTTCTGATGGTATCCAGACATCTCTGTGTATATCGTTTGATGCACTGTGGTCAAATCTCTCATTACCGAGCAAcacactattttttaaaaattcattcgaACGATCCGTTAATAACTCGAAATCTGGAATTCTGCTGCTCGAACCCCTCTGCATGTTGAAAAAATCGTCTTTTTTAGGCGGAACAATCTCGTCGAAAATCGTGTGCGACGTATTCTCGAAATAACGACTGATATCAGCTTCCTTATCTTTTATAACCTCTCCCATAGTTTCGGATTTCGGTTTCGCTGAAGTTTCATTCTTTTCGGCCATTCTACATTTATCTACTGGTTTCTTCCCATAAAacttatctaaataaatttatatgatCTTGGGAATTGTTATAAATTTCAAATGATACCAGGCCTTAAACGTCAACTGGTTAACTGTCAAAACCAAACAAAAGCATTTTACTACGAAGTACTTAAGGTCCGTTTACACGTGACACATTCATTCCCAACGAATCTTTAGTCCTACCAAAATCAACCAATCAGAATCGCATGACACATAACCTCAACTCGTCGCTCCCAGAACGGAACGGTGTGAAGTTGCGCCAGAAACGGCATTACCTCACTACTCGGTGCGGTGATGTCATGAAATAAGCGTAAGGAGATTCATCTGCCTAGATTGAAAGTGGTCAGAAAAACTGTTCCGTTCAGCGGAATGTTTgccaaatggaataacttggaCTTTGTCGTCGCCATCTTGAAATTGTAAATGACAGATGATGAGACAAAAAAGTTAGAAATACATGGTTACATTACAGGAGAAGTACATATACACATATccgaaaaacataaaataatgtaCGGATGGTGCAATAAATACTAATATTACGTGGTTACAGTAGGACGTGTgaatatgaaaaattgaaagga
This window contains:
- the LOC143371108 gene encoding trafficking protein particle complex subunit 12, which translates into the protein MAEKNETSAKPKSETMGEVIKDKEADISRYFENTSHTIFDEIVPPKKDDFFNMQRGSSSRIPDFELLTDRSNEFLKNSVLLGNERFDHSASNDIHRDVWIPSEQTRKVLRSIATSTNGTNSLDRDNLTMPGLAIQGDMPDLIKTTAIHFLGEDENIHRNVLTASDVTQDERGLRNLIQAGCYKAAINLSGRLLAVYAQGYGKINQPSKHTPHSLQLWYTRLALLTKLRQIDVLEKESKPFGNLDKPDMYFTFYPELYGTKPGSMASFSFRLLLAEIPLYCGKAKHALDNLYKILATVNQLIRNFNNGHGGDGARIKINATEQEDAIRLWKGRRSRVLISITNSAVAMKNYVLAIDILEKLCDSPDWSPEQSDALKSSIGRLHLFLGDVSAAEKLLISRHKQDSGQTVRELMDRGLMAVAQNSFQEAYKCFQTAATIDPSNIALTNNMAVCLLYTGQLKAAVHLYESAITKNPVKSLQEPILLNICSAYELHTTHCEQPKLHLLSQLNRYKGDAVDIQCLKLAL